A region from the Gossypium hirsutum isolate 1008001.06 chromosome A08, Gossypium_hirsutum_v2.1, whole genome shotgun sequence genome encodes:
- the LOC107916742 gene encoding S-adenosylmethionine decarboxylase proenzyme, producing the protein METKGGKKTKSNSSSKSFFYEAPLGYSIEDVRPHGGIKKFRSAAYSNCIRKPSSKMAFPVSAIGFEGCEKRLEISFFDPGFSVDPRGMGLRSLSKAQLDEILKLAECTIVSSLSNNHVDSYVLSESSLFVYPYKIIIKTCGTTKLLFSIPAILKLANSLSLSVQSVRYSRGSFIFPGAQPFPHRNFCEEVAILDRFFLKLGSHRKAYIMGGSDKTKKWHVYSASARTSSHSNPVYTLEMCMTGLDRKKASIFYKTHASSAASMTEHSGIRKILPYSQICDFKFDPCGYSMNSIEKGAISTIHVTPEDGFSYASFEASGYDFETLNSNQLIERVLACFKPTEFSVSLHVNMTRDDLRCRMPSYVNGYCCEKRSFEQLGNGGSVMYYSFGGGDMCVSPRSILKSCSWNEDDQSVGVRPAPYHLSAL; encoded by the exons ATGGAGACCAAGGGTGGGAAAAAGACTAAGTCCAATAGTAGTAGTAAATCCTTTTTCTATGAAGCTCCTTTAGGTTACAGCATTGAAGACGTTCGACCTCACGGTGGAATCAAGAAGTTCCGATCTGCTGCTTATTCCAAC TGCATCCGAAAGCCATCA TCCAAGATGGCCTTCCCTGTCTCTGCAATCGGATTTGAAGGCTGTGAAAAAAGACTTGAGATTTCGTTTTTTGACCCTGGTTTTTCTGTTGATCCTCGAGGGATGGGCCTCCGTTCCTTATCCAAAGCACAATTGGATGAAATCCTAAAACTGGCTGAATGCACGATTGTTTCTTCACTTTCAAACAATCATGTCGATTCATATGTTCTTTCTGAATCAAGCCTCTTTGTCTACCCATACAAAATCATCATAAAGACTTGTGGCACTACGAAATTGCTCTTTTCAATCCCTGCTATTCTGAAACTGGCCAACAGCCTTTCACTTTCTGTACAGTCTGTTAGGTACAGTCGTGGGAGCTTCATATTTCCTGGGGCACAACCATTTCCACACCGTAACTTCTGTGAGGAAGTAGCAATCCTCGATCGCTTTTTTCTTAAGCTTGGTTCTCATAGAAAGGCTTATATTATGGGTGGTTCTGATAAAACAAAGAAATGGCATGTTTATTCAGCTTCTGCACGAACGAGTAGTCATTCAAATCCTGTGTATACTTTAGAAATGTGCATGACCGGTTTGGACAGGAAGAAAGCCTCTATCTTTTACAAAACTCATGCAAGTTCAGCAGCTTCAATGACCGAGCATTCAGGTATCCGAAAGATTCTTCCATACTCGCAAATATGTGATTTCAAGTTCGACCCTTGCGGTTACTCCATGAATTCGATTGAAAAGGGTGCAATCTCAACAATCCATGTCACCCCAGAAGATGGTTTCAGTTATGCTAGTTTCGAGGCATCTGGTTATGATTTTGAAACTCTGAATTCGAATCAACTGATCGAGAGGGTTTTGGCTTGTTTCAAACCAACCGAGTTCTCTGTATCTCTGCATGTTAACATGACCCGAGATGACCTCAGGTGTAGGATGCCATCTTATGTGAATGGATACTGTTGCGAAAAAAGGAGCTTTGAACAGCTCGGGAATGGGGGTTCAGTCATGTACTACAGCTTTGGTGGGGGTGACATGTGTGTGTCCCCTAGGTCAATTCTGAAATCATGCAGCTGGAATGAGGATGATCAAAGTGTTGGGGTTAGGCCTGCTCCATATCATTTGAGTGCTCTATAG